A portion of the Camelus ferus isolate YT-003-E chromosome 16, BCGSAC_Cfer_1.0, whole genome shotgun sequence genome contains these proteins:
- the LYRM9 gene encoding LYR motif-containing protein 9 → MAPLPGAELVQRPLQLYRYLLRCCRQLPTKGIQEHYKHAVRQSFRVHSDEDNPERIQQIIKRAIEDADWILNKYRKQN, encoded by the exons ATGGCCCCACTGCCAGGGGCCGAGCTGGTCCAGAGGCCACTGCAGCTCTACCGATACCTGCTACGCTGTTGCCGGCAGCTGCCAACCAAGGGCATTCAGGAGCATTACAAGCATGCTGTCCGGCAG AGTTTCCGAGTTCATTCAGATGAGGACAACCCTGAGAGGATCCAGCAGATTATTAAACGAGCCATTGAAGATGCCGACTGGATCCTGAACAAA tatagaaaacaaaactga